In Patagioenas fasciata isolate bPatFas1 chromosome 18, bPatFas1.hap1, whole genome shotgun sequence, a genomic segment contains:
- the LOC136109486 gene encoding large ribosomal subunit protein mL38-like isoform X2, translated as MAVPLASAALSGVRSGRAFGTAALSEEPKTDISLPREKLLRAKEIKARKKIPRENRQNAEMEGAAWLRTGLCPATPSPPRPRWVPRCHLQRFPLLAALIPLGELRAEWEKSSGPFHKQRVAEHCAVFRDLFRGAALPPGSP; from the exons atggcggtgccgctggcgagcgcggcgctgagcggcgtccggagcgggcgggcgttcggcacggccg CCCTGTCTGAGGAGCCAAAGACCGACATCAGCCTGCCGCGTGAGAAGCTGCTGCGGGCAAAGGAAATcaaggcaagaaagaagatccCGAGGGAGAACCGCCAGAATGCGGAGATGGAAGGCGCAGCGTGGCTCCGGACAGGCCTGTGTCCCGCCACCCCCTCTCCGCCCCGGCCGCGCTGGGTCCCCCGGTGTCACCTCCAGCGTTTCCCTCTCCTCGCAGCGCTGATCCCCCTCGGCGAGCTCAGAGCTGAGTGGGAGAAGAGCAGCGGCCCGTTCCACAAGCAGCGCGTGGCCGAGCACTGCGCGGTGTTTCGTGACTTGTTCCGAGGGGCCGCGTTGCCCCCCGGCTCACCTTGA
- the LOC136109486 gene encoding uncharacterized protein isoform X1 — protein MGRGSRGGQSPSRGAVGTLLGRLRANQPRRCGSGAFPARRCGRQTRCYGCGALRAGPRAAQPPSLWERGPSSAGGAQHGGAAGERGAERRPERAGVRHGRLTVPPRCHPRQIKAPCGLCCSQIQTGQSPWLNLCGRPFTILPR, from the exons atggggaggggttcccggggagggcagagcccgtcccgcggggctgtggggacgcttctaggcaggctccgcgctaaccaGCCCCGTCGCTGCGGCagcggggcattcccagcccggcgctgcggtagacagacccgttgctacggctgcggggccttgcgggccggaccccgcgcggcgcagcccccgtcgctatgggaacggggcccttccagtgcgggcggcgcgcagcatggcggtgccgctggcgagcgcggcgctgagcggcgtccggagcgggcgggcgttcggcacggccg GCTTACAGTTCCCCCGCGGTGTCATCCGCGGCAGATAAAGGCTCCCTGCGGACTGTGCTGCTCGCAAATCCAG acaggacagagcccgtggttgaatttgtgcggccgcccgtttaccatcctccccaggtga